DNA sequence from the Microtus ochrogaster isolate Prairie Vole_2 chromosome 2, MicOch1.0, whole genome shotgun sequence genome:
CCCAAAATAGAATCTCTGTGTGAAGTAAGAGTATTATGCTCCCTAGACTGCTATCTCTGTACAgttatgtaaaaaagaaaaacaatccaatTTTGTTCCAgtcactgtatgtgtgtatgtgtcgaGGGTGGGGGACTGTTTGGTTCCAGACACAACCTGGGCCTAACAAGTGCAGTGGACTGCTTTCTGTTTGGGAATAAGCAGCTGCTTACATACACAACAGTAAATAGTGACCTAGCTCCCTTCCAGCTCGCaatgaaagacaagaaaagggaACATGATGAATAAATATTCCTTTTCTACAGAAAGAAGCTGGACAGGTCCTGGTGAGGACCATCACTGTAGCCGTGTTGAATGAAGAAAGCCTGCCTCGCAGAGTGGCTGTTGTCCTCCCCACTTGTCATTTCTATACACAACACAGATTTCCATCGCGACCACCAGATACATTGGAGTAAAGACTTCCAACATAGAACCTGAATTCCCAAGGACAGCTGAGGCCGGTGGAAATCATCTGGCATTCACCTACACGGTAGCTCTCAATCTGGCTAGAGTCTTATGATCTCCTTCCCGACTTGTGCAggctaggcacacacatggtgcatatacatatatgcaggcaaatactcatacaatgaaacaagaagaaatgtctttaaaaataatggtgAGTGATCTGCACAGGTGCCATATTTTTGGCCTACTCTGACCTCCAAAGCCCAGCTATTCCAAAATGCCCTCACATGTCTGCCTCTCCAGGATGCTGCCATGGAGGACCTGACAGCTTGTTCCTGTCAAGCCAGCACAGCAGTCTCTAGAGAATGCCTCCACTTCCATCTTACTCAAAGATTCCCAACTGTGTCATAGATGCCTGGCAGAACATTACTGATCACTTTCAGGAATATTATTTAACCCATTCTCTTCAAGGCACGGCCCTGCCCAGGCAGTACCTGGCAGTAGGCTAGGAATGCAACACCTCAGCCTCCACCAATCACAATTCTGCATTGGAACAAAGGTCCCAAGTGATTCCATTTCTACATGAACTGTGGTctgagagacactgtctaaaaCCACCTCTCTTTTTCTAGGAGTAATCTCAGACTCTattggaaacaaaggcagggtTGGGTCAAGAAGCAAAAATGGTACCTGAAAGACACGTTTGCAATCGTTCCTTCTTTAAGATCACCTTGTTTAACTCTGTTCCAAGTTTGAACATTTGGCTCCTTCCCTTGGCATGAGTTCTTTCTCAAGAGGCTTCTTCATTGTTCACCACCTCACAGAGATGGACTTTGAGGCAATTGCTATTTCCTTAAAACTGTCTCACACATCATGATTCTTACTGCTCACCCTCCTGAAGCTTGGATTAGTCTAGCACCTAGATAGCTGCCATTTCCATTCACTTCAAGCAGACAGGGCTTAGCTCAAAGTTAAGGTCTGCCAGATGAGAAAGTTTGAGCTTTCTTTGCAGGGCAAACCCATTTTCATCAACAGTGACTCAGCACATCCCTTCAAGCACACCGTTACCAGCctaaaaatagagaaatagatGCAGGCTGAGCCCCAGAGAAGCCTTTGAAAACAAGAATAAGAAAGGAGTCAAAAAGATGCTACTTTGGAGATAGGTAAATTACAGCCTCATCTCTTAGCTACAGCTGGGTGTGGCAGGTTGCAGGTGGAAGGCCTTTCTTCTATCTCtacttcttcatcttccttctgCTTACAAGGCTAACTTAAAGTGCCAGGATACTAATGAAATCCTTACGACTCCTCTTCTAACTGACAGGATTATGATATTTCACAACTCTACCATAGTCTACTGGAAGCTCACTTCTGTATGAGGAGGGAAGGGGTTGTAGTGTTTCCTATAAACAAACGTGTTCTCAACATGCTTCTTAGAATCTGATGTATATCAAACATTACTCTTCAGGAAGTATACTTGcattctcaaataaaaaataaaaggaaggaaagtttGTTCAAGCTGAGGGTGGCGGTGGGGGTGGcaggtcaaggtcatcacaaggaaacccacagaaaccacTGACCTGGGTTCATAGGAGCTCAAAGACTCTGGAtcgacagctagggagcctgcatgggacctacCTTgtccctctacatatgtgtgacagtgtGGTAGCTTGATCTACTTTTGGtactcctagcagtgggagcagggcctgGCCCTCATACTTTGGCTGGCTTCCAGGAAACTTTTCCTTATATctgttgccttgcccagccttaatacaagggaagagcttagtcctacctcaacttgatatgtcaggATTTGTTGACATCCATGAggggcctgcccctttctgaacagacacagagaaggagtggattggggtggagggtgaggggagagaattggggtggggggaggaaactccagttggcatgtaaaataaatggataaatttaattaataattataatttaaagaaagaaactgagaagaaAGACTGGCCATTGAAGAAATTAGAAGACAAATCCTTGTATCCCCTTCCAATCCATTTTTCGCCATTTAACTTGATTTCTTTACCCAGGCACAATATCTTTGCTGGTAGATTGGCACTTGCAGCCTCAGGTGGTCGTGATTTCATCTCATTGTGAGGAGTGGGCTGTGACCACTCTTCTTAGTATTTAAGAGGCTCTCCAGTGAGTAGGCAGCACATCTTAGGGCTGAAATTTCCTCTTGCTGAAATGACACCTAAGAAGAGAGCAAAAGTGGAAATCATTCCCGACGAGTCTTTAACTGCTATCCATCAAGTCGCCTGTATGCTGATGAACATCAGTGATGTTTATTATTTCTTGGTTAGTAGGGCTCTTGGGCAGCTATGGGGGGACTTTGCTCTGATCTGGGTGATGATACATTTACTAATGTCTTACCTTGCAGTCTAACATTAGGTGAAACAGTGGTTCAATAGGGAGGCTTTGCTTATTTATAACTCTGATAGCAAATTACAGGCTATGAAAAGGAGAATCACAATTCTCCAGTTGAGTTCCCAAAGTTATTGGGGCAATAGCCAATGGTGGCAGaatagttgttgtttttttttttttattttgttttttgtttttcaagacagactttctctgtgtaggtctggctatcctagaacttgctccgtagatcaggctggcctctaactcacagagatcctcctgcctctgcctcctgagtactgggaagtATGTTCCACTATTACCTGGCTCAGAATAAGCAGTTTAACACCTTAATGCAATTTCATACTCAACGTTAGCATTCTAGGATTAGTACAATAAATCTACTCTTAGATTTTTAGTAAATCTGCACTAGGCTTCTGTCATGGATCTATATGGTTACTGAATGAAACTGATAGTGTGTATGATAACATATCTGACCCATAGACAAGTCATATTGTAGAAAGATTAGGGACTTGTTTAGGTGACTGCTCTTTGGTATAGTCTAAGTTCAGGGGAAGAGAAAATTCTAGGATTCAAAAGACAAACCAGCCACCCAGGAACAACCAAAGACCTTTTCTAGATGACCACTGAGACAATCAACTGTTTTCATGACATTACTACCTAAAATTTTAACTTCTCTTATCGCCATCTCTTCCCCCAAATTCTCACCCCAATCCTAGAGTTACTATTACAATGATGAGGTGGCAGTGGCTGGTTTTGGAGCACATGTTCAGGACCAGGCTGTGACAAGATGGCATGAAGCAAAAAAGTCTCTGAAATACATCACAGGAAGAGGTAATAAGGTCTGCCTTCCAGATATTCAGGTGACTGTAATTCTATTCTGATAATTTCTTTGGGGGCTTTTTACTAGATCTTAAATACAACTGCTTGCTACCTAAGCTAACTAAGCTTATTCTTGTTCTTAGTAGCTGAACATGAGTCATTATCTTCAGGCCTACAGCTTGGCCACAACAGACCTGTTTAGCTTTTCTCAATGAGTCAGCCACGGAGATCTCTGTATCACAAACCCCAGTCCAATATCAGGACAGTGAGAAATGCAAATTTATGACTCTCACCCTGACCCAAGGAACCTGATTGTGAATGGGGCCAAGAAGCTGTGTCTTAAACTCCTCAGATTATACTAATACTCTGAAGAGCTTAGAGGCAGGGCTCTCAAGAGTTTTCCCTGGAGCTGTACCATCACTTTTCAGTTGACAGAAAATTCAGGTAGACCCTCAAGGATTTATTATTGTTGTCTCATCAATGTCTCTTACTACATTGGTCTCACTGAATGCCAACACTCCAAAGAAACAATCTGATCTTAACTGTTGTATCCTAGCTCAGGAATAGTGGCAGCaacacacaccttcagtcccagcactcgggaggcagacgcaggcagctctctgtgagtttgagatcaacctggtctacagagtgagtttcggCACCGCCAGAGCTACCCAAAGACTGTCGCATCCATTCATCTGTAATGTCATTTTAGATGTGTTTTTATGAAGGAAGTACTTATCTTCTACACAACAAAATTGAACCATCATTATAGAATTTCAAAGCCAATGGAACAATTATTAGCCTGTACTTTTTGCCCTTAATACCCTTGCTATGCAGCAACTGAATTTGTCAAGGATCTTTTTACTGTCCTGATGTCCAAATCAATTAATCAAGATGACTGAAGGGGAGCCAGGTGCCAGTCGTTAAGGCTTTGATTCCACTGTGCTATACGAAGAGTGAAATCCTTCTCACTCACAAACCTAGTCCTCCTCTTAAATAGAAATTACCCGAGACAGGAAATTGACTACCTTCATTTCCAACAGAGACCTGAAATAAACAACTGGGATCATCTTAACTGTTTGACAACTGCTCTAAGTATGGAAAAAGAATTAACCAATGTCCTGCAAAATCTGTATTCCACAGCCTTTAATATTGGAGATACCGAAGTAAGTAGCCAACTGGTTCTGATAATCTCTGGGATCCCTTCGTAATAGTTGGTGAGCACTCTGGCTCAAAGTGCATCTTCTCTTTCACTAAGCCCATAGCATCTCAGGAAGTCAAATTGAAGAAAATGTCGCACAAAAGTTCTCCACCCCAGTTAGGCAATGGGCTCAACCAAGCGGCTCTAAGAAGGTGTAAGCAGTTGAGCCTTGTGTCGGAGCACTAAGTCTTGAAAGTGGGTTCTTTGTAGCCAGTCAATCTCCACGTGATGCAAGTAATCAGGATTGAAAACTTgtcaagggcctggagagatgactgagtggttgggagcattgaccatttttctagaggacccaggttcaattcccagcacccacaaggcagctcacaactgtctgtatctccagttgcATGGGACCAGACACCCGTGGCAAAATAccaatagacataaaataaaaactaaaaagaaaaacttgtcaAGAAAACCGTATCCCTTAAAGTGATCTCCACCGTTGATATTCTTCATCACTCACTGCAAGTAGGCACTTGCATCTACCTAGAGGCTTTAAATGTCTTTGATCTGCTCTTTGGGTTTGGGACCTTCAATATGCATATGAATCACCTGGTCCATTTGAAGATGCAGGTATTGATTTAGTGGGTCTGACAGAGCTTGGGAATATTTTTCTGCTATAATCTGGGCACTGCTGGTTCATGGCTAATATTTGGATCAACTGCCTCTAGGTTCGTAGATGTTCTTTAATGgagttcttttctattttatttatgtagacATTAAAATTTGTGAGAGAGTTCATACCTAAACAGAACACAAATGAAGAATTGTTGGGAAAGGAAATCGCTGAGCTGAAGAGGCGAAATGAGGAGGCTCAGatgtaggaggaagaggaggagaagggagaggaaacacACCTGCACCCTGTCACCCTGACTTGGAAGCTGCCAACTGAGTGGTGGCAAATAGGAGCAGCCATTTTATTGCCGGTCCTAGAGTCAGTAATTTAAAGT
Encoded proteins:
- the LOC106144205 gene encoding ferritin, mitochondrial-like, with the translated sequence MTPKKRAKVEIIPDESLTAIHQVACMLMNISDVYYFLSYYYNDEVAVAGFGAHVQDQAVTRWHEAKKSLKYITGRGNKVCLPDIQRPEINNWDHLNCLTTALSMEKELTNVLQNLYSTAFNIGDTETLKFVREFIPKQNTNEELLGKEIAELKRRNEEAQM